In a single window of the Streptomyces cinnabarinus genome:
- the def gene encoding peptide deformylase — protein MRQGSIPGAHGRVRPLILLGDPVLHAPAKDVTDFGPELATLVEDMFATMYAAQGVGLAASQVGEPLRVFVYDCPDDEDVRHLGHVVNPRLVTADGVVIRGPEGCLSLPGLEAGTERFDHAVVEGFTVTGEPVTVHGTGFFARCLQHECDHVEGMVYADRVEGWRHKRLMRQVSRASWHRAR, from the coding sequence ATGCGACAAGGCTCCATCCCGGGCGCCCACGGGCGTGTCCGGCCTCTCATCCTGCTCGGTGACCCGGTGCTGCACGCCCCCGCCAAGGACGTCACGGACTTCGGCCCCGAACTGGCGACGCTCGTCGAGGACATGTTCGCGACGATGTACGCGGCGCAGGGCGTGGGCCTCGCGGCGAGCCAAGTCGGCGAGCCGCTGCGGGTGTTCGTCTACGACTGCCCCGACGACGAGGACGTCCGGCACCTGGGCCATGTGGTGAACCCGCGCTTGGTGACGGCCGACGGAGTGGTGATCCGCGGCCCCGAGGGCTGCCTGTCCCTGCCGGGCCTGGAGGCCGGGACGGAACGTTTCGACCACGCGGTGGTCGAGGGTTTCACGGTGACCGGGGAGCCGGTGACGGTACATGGGACGGGTTTCTTCGCGAGGTGCTTGCAGCATGAGTGCGACCACGTGGAGGGGATGGTGTATGCGGACCGGGTGGAGGGTTGGCGGCACAAGAGGTTGATGCGCCAGGTGAGCAGAGCGTCTTGGCACAGGGCCAGGTGA